From Rutidosis leptorrhynchoides isolate AG116_Rl617_1_P2 chromosome 3, CSIRO_AGI_Rlap_v1, whole genome shotgun sequence, a single genomic window includes:
- the LOC139896405 gene encoding pentatricopeptide repeat-containing protein At2g22410, mitochondrial-like, translating to MLASIKRLTVVSRHNKTRSLSTSSLPNNFTSPAHETLHQLLEKCQSMKKLKKIHAQIILHGLHQQTLTISKLISFCALSESGDLCYAHLVFDQMSQPNRHTYNSLIRGYANSKVPINAINLYRRMSCFGISTNEFTYPFVLKACAVLCRLLDGVSVHVRVIKSGFESHVYVQNGLISVYCSCGDVRGSRKVFDDMVDKSLVSWNTMIGGYSKMGCIQEAFLLFWEMRELGVEPDDFTYVNLLSVCSQNCENILGRILHSYIVTTGARTDIYVQNAIIDMYSKCGNLHYAKTFFDRMISKNVVSWTSMVSAYAKYGQVESAKNLFNQMPLKNVVSWNSMISCYLQKGLYSEALGLYSDIFNAGLTPDESTLASVLSACGQLGDLKMGKNIHSYMRSKYVTPSVTLFNSLIDMYAKCGVLEASLSIFSDMPEKNLVSWNIMIGALALHGCGLESVELFERMCVSGIRPNEITFTGLLSACCHSGLTDIGKYYFDRMKSMYGVPHEIEHFACMIDLFGRVGLFGDAFKLIREMPMKPDVVVWGALLGACRIHGNVEIGKQILKHVLELEPCTSGVYMLVYNIFYEARRWQDVKNIRRLMKDQGIKKDKGVSSVEVNGRVYEFMVDDQRNELSSDVYELLDQLVYNLKVLVCEVDDMECCT from the coding sequence ATGTTAGCTTCTATCAAACGTTTGACTGTTGTTTCCCGCCACAACAAAACACGCTCATTATCCACTTCTTCATTGCCCAACAATTTCACATCCCCTGCTCACGAAACCCTCCATCAACTCCTTGAAAAATGTCAATCGATGAAGAAACTCAAGAAAATTCATGCCCAAATTATCCTTCATGGACTCCATCAACAAACATTGACAATTAGCAAATTGATATCATTCTGTGCTCTCTCGGAATCAGGCGATCTATGCTATGCCCACCTTGTGTTCGATCAAATGTCTCAACCAAATAGACACACGTACAATAGTTTAATCAGAGGTTACGCAAACAGTAAAGTTCCAATAAACGCTATCAACTTGTACCGTCGAATGTCTTGTTTTGGCATTTCAACAAATGAATTCACTTATCCTTTTGTTCTTAAGGCGTGTGCGGTATTATGTAGATTATTAGATGGGGTGTCTGTGCATGTTCGGGTTATAAAGTCAGGATTTGAGTCACATGTTTACGTCCAAAATGGGTTGATTAGTGTGTATTGCAGTTGTGGTGATGTTAGGGGCTCAAGAAAGGTGTTTGACGATATGGTTGACAAGAGTCTGGTTTCATGGAACACGATGATTGGTGGTTACTCGAAAATGGGTTGTATACAAGAAGCCTTTTTGTTGTTTTGGGAGATGAGGGAACTAGGTGTTGAGCCTGATGACTTTACATATGTCAACTTACTTTCTGTTTGCTCCCAGAATTGTGAAAACATATTGGGCAGAATTTTGCATTCATACATCGTGACTACCGGTGCTCGTACTGATATTTATGTACAAAATGCTATTATCGACATGTATTCAAAGTGTGGGAATCTGCATTATGCTAAAACATTCTTTGATCGTATGATTAGCAAAAATGTCGTTTCATGGACATCTATGGTCAGTGCATATGCTAAATATGGTCAAGTGGAGTCTGCAAAGAATTTATTTAACCAAATGCCATTAAAAAATGTCGTTTCTTGGAATTCAATGATTTCATGTTATTTACAAAAAGGTTTGTATAGTGAAGCTTTGGGTCTCTATAGTGACATCTTCAATGCAGGACTTACTCCCGACGAGTCAACTCTAGCTAGCGTTCTTTCAGCATGCGGTCAACTTGGCGATTTGAAAATGGGAAAAAACATTCATAGTTATATGCGTTCAAAGTATGTAACACCCAGTGTCACATTGTTTAATTCTTTGATAGACATGTATGCCAAATGTGGGGTGTTAGAAGCTTCTTTAAGTATATTTTCTGATATGCCTGAAAAGAATCTTGTTTCATGGAATATTATGATTGGTGCACTAGCCTTACACGGGTGCGGTTTAGAATCAGTTGAACTCTTCGAGCGCATGTGTGTCAGTGGGATACGGCCTAACGAGATTACCTTTACGGGTTTGCTTTCTGCTTGTTGTCACAGTGGTCTCACAGACATAGGTAAATACTACTTTGACAGAATGAAAAGTATGTATGGGGTCCCACATGAAATTGAACATTTTGCTTGCATGATTGATCTGTTTGGACGGGTCGGGCTATTTGGAGATGCTTTCAAACTAATAAGAGAAATGCCAATGAAGCCCGATGTTGTAGTCTGGGGTGCATTGCTAGGGGCTTGTAGAATTCATGGAAATGTTGAAATCGGGAAACAAATTTTAAAGCATGTTCTGGAACTAGAACCGTGTACTTCAGGAGTTTATATGTTGGTATATAATATTTTCTATGAAGCTAGAAGATGGCAGGATGTTAAGAACATAAGGAGATTAATGAAGGATCAAGGTATTAAGAAAGACAAAGGCGTTAGCTCTGTTGAAGTTAATGGGCGTGTATACGAGTTTATGGTTGATGACCAACGAAATGAGTTGTCGAGCGATGTATATGAGTTACTCGATCAATTAGTATATAATCTAAAGGTGTTAGTGTGTGAAGTGGATGATATGGAATGTTGTACTTGA